The following is a genomic window from Parabacteroides sp. FAFU027.
ATGTGGTCAGTGCAAAGGTGTTTGCGGTTTTCAATGAATCGGCCATCATCCGGGTGGTCTATGTTCTGTTCTTCGCAACCTTCGTTTCCTACTTCCTGATTCCGGTCGCATTGAAGCGCATACGACCTACAACGGTAGGTTCTTACAACTACCTGCAACCGCTTGTGGCCTCATTTGCCGCCATTGCAGTCGGACAAGATGTACTGACCTGGGAAAAACCCACGGCTGCACTCTTGATTTTCAGCGGAGTATATCTGGTTACGATGAGTAAATCCCGGGCAGATGTAGAGCGGGAAAAAGCCATGCTTGGCGAGCACAAAAGTTAATCACGATATTACAAAGCTATTTCATGTGTTATATAGCATTAAAATCGTGATTTTTCTTGGCTATTTATGCTGTACAACAGAAAAAAAGCCCTTACATTTGCAATGTGTTTTTCATGGTATTAGATTTAAGGTTAATAAAGGGTTGAGGTTGTCGTGATGACAACCTTTTCTTTTTTGTAGAAATCAGGTTATGACAATCATATAAAAAGAAGCTCTAAAACGGCTTGAGGTATTCTATTAAGGATGAAACATTCTTAATGTCTAAGCCACGAAACGTAGTTCGACGCAGTCAATCCACGAATAAGAAAGTATCTTTTTCTTTTCCAATTTTGGAAAAGTATTTGTGTCTTTCGATTTGTATTTACATTTGAAATTCAACACATTTAGTGCTTCTGACTTTTATTCGTGCATTCGTGGCTATATTATTTGAAAAGAATACCTTCTACCAAAAAATTCCACGAAGCTTAGGGGAATATTCCCCTAAGTAATGATATAAACCATTCGTTATAGAGCTTAAAAAGAACGCGGTTCCAGTATTTTCAACTGAAACCGCGTTCTTTTTTATTCTAATCCGGATTAATCCCTTACTCCTACTTTTTTATGCTCTCCGTCGCAAAACGGTTTGTTATTTGATGCCCCGCAACGGCAAAGCCATGCTTCATCTTTCACATCATACGTCAATCCGTTTGTCCCGACAATCCTGAAATTGCCCTTCACGTAAACCGGACCGTTCTTGATGACTTTTACTTCTGTATTTTCCATATCCGATTCTTATTATGTTTCAGAACAAAATCCGGCTTTCCGGTGATATCCGTCACAAAAAGGCATATTATTCGATTCGCCGCAACGACACAGCGAAGTAAAAGCCATTTTACGGCTTTCGGTTCCATTTGCATAGGTAAGAGTGATTGGTCCCTGAATCACCAGCGGCCCATCTTTCATCACTTTAATCGTTACC
Proteins encoded in this region:
- a CDS encoding CDGSH iron-sulfur domain-containing protein, with product MNSQEQDKEKEVTIKVMKDGPLVIQGPITLTYANGTESRKMAFTSLCRCGESNNMPFCDGYHRKAGFCSET
- a CDS encoding CDGSH iron-sulfur domain-containing protein, encoding MENTEVKVIKNGPVYVKGNFRIVGTNGLTYDVKDEAWLCRCGASNNKPFCDGEHKKVGVRD